The following are encoded together in the Populus trichocarpa isolate Nisqually-1 chromosome 5, P.trichocarpa_v4.1, whole genome shotgun sequence genome:
- the LOC7469187 gene encoding uncharacterized protein LOC7469187: MDKRIIINDIVGLQNLSQRAVVAMRRNDKKRIHLPPVRGSIKRKIFSLVYKKLKLSGHNASTLSSDQDLQPELAMHLSFPLSWKYHNSSLSIRELVKKHDIFMNKEFKETPGKGKGPGSGFV, translated from the exons ATGGATAAAAGGATCATAATAAATGATATCGTGGGATTACAAAATCTATCCCAAAGAGCAGTAGTTGCCATGAGAAGGAATGACAAGAAGAGGATCCACTTGCCGCCGGTCAGAGGAAGCATTAAACGCAAGATTTTTAGCCTTGTTTACAAAAAACTGAAGCTTTCAGGCCATAATGCCTCCACCTTATCTTCTGATCAAGACCTGCAGCCAGAGTTAGCCATGCATCTTTCATTTCC GTTAAGTTGGAAGTATCATAACAGTTCTCTTTCGATCAGAGAATTGGTCAAGAAGCACGACATATTCATGAACAAAGAGTTCAAAGAGACACCGGGAAAGGGAAAAGGCCCCGGCAGTGGTTTCGTATGA
- the LOC7469188 gene encoding TOM1-like protein 3: MANTAAACAERATSDMLIGPDWAVNIELCDIINMDPRQAKDALKILKKRLGSKNPKIQLLALFALETLSKNCGDSVFQQIIERDILHDMVKIVKKKPDLNVREKILILIDTWQEAFGGQRGRYPQYYAAYNELRASGVEFPPQAENSVPFFTPPQTQPIADAPLAYEDAAIQASLQADASGLSLLEIQSAHGIADVLMEILSALDPKNPEGVKQEVIVDLVDQCRSYQKRVRLLVNNTVDEELLCHGLALNDNLQRVLRQHDDIAKGTPIVGEREMETSLVPLANINHEDDELEDDFAQLAHRSSRDNSQGLSRKPVSVRTQPGRVSPFIPPPPSSKKSVSADSGMIDYLSGDLYKSEGPPQTSEPTSLKVPNVSFSPPYSPTLPASSPPANAMNSSPVLTGLPVYDEPAPLSQSGDRLPPAPWDVQSPGFLPPPPSRYNQRQQFFGQHHSVPGGASNSSSGSGSSYDSLVGQTQSLSLNPSTPPKQARKEDALFKDLVDFARSKSSSPSKPNNRSF, encoded by the exons ATGGCTAATACTGCTGCGGCTTGTGCGGAGAGGGCAACCAGTGATATGCTGATTGGCCCAGACTGGGCTGTAAACATTGAGCTATGTGATATCATCAACATGGATCCTAG GCAAGCAAAGGATGCCTTAAAAATACTCAAGAAGCGACTAGGCAGCAAAAATCCTAAAATCCAACTCCTAGCTCTTTTC GCGTTGGAGACTCTCAGCAAAAATTGTGGTGACAGTGTGTTTCAGCAAATCATTGAACGTGATATCTTACATGATATggttaaaatagtaaaaaagaag CCAGATTTGAATGTGCGAGAAAAGATACTTATTCTGATAGATACATGGCAAGAAGCTTTTGGGGGACAAAGAGGAAGGTATCCTCAATATTATGCTGCGTATAATGAACTAAGG GCTTCAGGAGTTGAATTTCCGCCACAAGCAGAGAACAGCGTACCATTCTTTACTCCTCCCCAAACACAGCCTATAGCTGATGCACCTTTAGCATATGAAGATGCTGCTATTCAAGCCTCTCTGCAGGCTGATGCTTCTGGCCTCAG CTTGCTTGAGATTCAAAGTGCTCATGGAATAGCAGATGTGTTAATGGAAATCCTTAGTGCCTTGGATCCTAAGAACCCTGAG GGTGTTAAGCAAGAAGTGATTGTTGACCTTGTTGACCAATGCCGTTCTTACCAAAAGCGTGTCAGGCTTCTTGTTAACAATACAGT AGATGAGGAGCTTCTATGTCACGGATTAGCATTGAATGATAACCTGCAGCGTGTACTTCGTCAGCATGATGATATCGCAAAAGGAACCCCTATTGTGGGAGAAAGGGAAATGGAAACATCACTTGTGCCTCTTGCTAATATTAACCATGAGGATGATGAGTTAGAAGATGATTTTGCCCAGCTGGCGCACAG GTCATCAAGAGATAATTCACAAGGACTAAGCCGGAAACCAGTCAGTGTTAGGACTCAACCAGGACGAGTTAGCCCATTTATTCCTCCTCCTCCCTCATCAAAGAAGTCAGTTAGCGCGGACTCAGGCATGATTGATTATCTCAGTGGTGATTTGTACAAGTCAGAAGGACCCCCTCAAACATCAGAACCCACATCCTTAAAAGTCCCGAATGTTAGCTTTTCACCACCATATTCTCCAACACTACCAGCCTCTTCCCCTCCCGCCAATGCCATGAACTCCTCTCCTGTGCTAACTGGACTGCCCGTGTATGATGAACCAGCTCCATTAAGCCAATCTGGTGATCGGCTGCCCCCAGCACCTTGGGATGTGCAGTCTCCTGGATTTCTTCCACCACCGCCTTCCAGGTATAATCAAAGACAGCAGTTCTTTGGCCAGCATCACAGTGTACCGGGTGGTGCTTCTAATTCAAGCAGCGGCTCTGGTTCCTCTTATGACAGCTTAGTTGGTCAAACCCAAAGTCTTTCCCTTAATCCGTCCACCCCTCCCaaacaagcaagaaaagaagatgCGCTCTTCAAAGATCTGGTTGATTTTGCAAGATCCAAGTCATCGTCACCTTCCAAACCCAACAACAGGTCTTTTTGA